The following proteins come from a genomic window of Streptomyces sp. NBC_00539:
- a CDS encoding IclR family transcriptional regulator: MPTLIGSVQRALRLLEAVSAHGDGAPAKQLAREAGLPLPTAYHLLRTLTHEGYLRRQGGVFVLGDAAWRLASGGLQQKRRSMIVDSLAHFRDAVGAPVYFAVYREGEIEVVGVSDTPAAPACEEWADFRATGHAHAIGQCLLGQLDEKTRKDHYARHPVGAVTPYTVRDERALEQRLASVQRMEPVTERQEYVLGTVCAAIPITAGDTAATMAISFPLHQEDRLRYAVDRLRREVGALLSTLSFSISI, encoded by the coding sequence GTGCCGACGCTGATCGGTTCGGTGCAGAGGGCGCTGAGGCTGCTCGAAGCGGTAAGTGCCCACGGCGACGGAGCCCCGGCGAAACAACTGGCACGTGAGGCCGGCCTCCCGCTGCCGACCGCGTACCACCTGCTGCGCACCCTGACCCACGAGGGCTACCTGCGCCGCCAAGGCGGGGTCTTCGTGCTCGGTGACGCTGCCTGGCGTCTGGCGAGCGGTGGACTGCAGCAGAAACGTCGCAGCATGATCGTGGACTCCCTCGCACACTTCCGCGACGCGGTCGGGGCCCCCGTCTACTTCGCGGTCTACCGCGAGGGTGAGATCGAGGTGGTGGGCGTATCGGACACGCCGGCCGCTCCCGCCTGCGAGGAGTGGGCCGATTTCCGCGCGACCGGCCACGCGCACGCCATCGGGCAGTGCCTTCTCGGCCAGCTCGATGAGAAGACGCGCAAGGACCACTACGCCCGGCATCCGGTCGGTGCGGTCACCCCTTACACCGTGCGGGACGAGCGCGCTCTCGAACAACGCCTCGCCTCTGTCCAGCGAATGGAACCGGTTACGGAGCGTCAGGAATATGTATTGGGCACAGTGTGCGCCGCGATCCCGATTACGGCGGGAGATACTGCTGCAACCATGGCGATTTCGTTCCCTTTGCACCAAGAGGACCGTTTGCGCTATGCAGTTGACCGGCTGCGTAGAGAAGTAGGCGCGCTGTTGAGCACCCTCTCGTTCTCTATCAGTATCTGA
- a CDS encoding YibE/F family protein — protein sequence MGPRNSCDDRPVTSSPQSPSRLPEPSGPSDHEHAHHGHDHGHDHAPSHGSTHGSAHGSTHKSAHGHSHSHGHGPAAPVSLHLRKVIAAVLIPFAAAVFVGMVVLWPGGAPAHERTGVGFDRQTQQGQVVALASVDCKSVNAAQVPPTGDTSTPSGREATAEQTGACKKATVEVGTGPDKGRTFVEIVQPGAPRQLAKGQEVVVAYAPDAPRDLQYSVIDLNRKLPLALLALIFAVAVVVVGRMRGLFALIALVVSFGVLTLFILPAILQGSNPLIVAVVGASAIMLIALYMCHGLTARTSVAVLGTLVSLLLIGLLGSLFIGWAFLSGNTDDNTGLIHGLYPDIDMSGLLLAGVIIGSLGVLDDVTVTQTSAVWELHQADPTMGSRALYRAAIRIGRDHIASVVNTLVLAYAGAALPLLLLFSIANSSMGAVANSELVAEEIVRTLVGSIGLVASVPVTTALAALVVSADRPGTTGTAPPAAPVRSGRGRRRKR from the coding sequence GTGGGCCCCCGCAACTCTTGCGATGATCGGCCGGTGACGTCTTCGCCGCAGTCTCCCAGCCGCCTCCCCGAGCCCAGTGGTCCCAGCGACCACGAGCACGCACACCACGGGCACGACCACGGGCATGACCACGCGCCTTCCCACGGCTCCACGCACGGATCGGCGCACGGGTCCACGCACAAGTCCGCGCACGGTCATTCCCACAGTCACGGTCACGGCCCGGCGGCGCCCGTCTCCCTGCACCTGCGCAAGGTCATCGCCGCCGTGCTGATCCCCTTCGCGGCTGCCGTCTTCGTCGGGATGGTGGTGCTCTGGCCGGGCGGAGCCCCCGCTCACGAGCGGACCGGCGTCGGATTCGACCGACAGACCCAGCAGGGCCAGGTCGTCGCATTGGCGAGCGTCGACTGCAAGTCGGTCAACGCCGCTCAGGTCCCACCCACCGGCGACACTTCGACCCCGTCGGGGCGCGAGGCCACGGCGGAGCAGACCGGCGCGTGCAAGAAGGCGACCGTCGAGGTCGGTACCGGCCCGGACAAGGGCCGCACCTTCGTGGAGATCGTCCAGCCGGGCGCCCCCCGGCAGCTGGCGAAAGGCCAGGAGGTGGTGGTGGCCTACGCGCCGGATGCCCCTCGGGACCTCCAGTACTCGGTCATCGACCTGAACCGGAAACTTCCGTTGGCTCTGCTGGCGCTCATCTTCGCCGTCGCCGTGGTCGTGGTCGGACGGATGCGCGGACTGTTCGCCCTGATCGCGCTGGTCGTCAGCTTCGGCGTGCTGACGCTCTTCATCCTCCCGGCGATCTTGCAGGGCTCCAACCCGCTGATCGTGGCGGTGGTCGGGGCCAGCGCCATCATGCTGATCGCGCTCTACATGTGTCACGGCCTGACCGCACGCACCTCGGTCGCCGTTCTGGGCACGCTGGTGTCGCTGCTGCTGATCGGCCTGCTGGGCTCGCTCTTCATCGGCTGGGCATTCCTCAGCGGCAACACCGACGACAACACCGGGCTGATCCACGGCCTTTACCCGGACATCGACATGAGCGGTTTGCTGCTCGCCGGCGTGATCATCGGATCGCTCGGTGTACTCGACGACGTGACCGTCACCCAGACGTCCGCCGTCTGGGAGCTCCACCAAGCCGATCCCACGATGGGCTCCCGGGCCCTGTACCGGGCCGCCATCAGGATCGGACGCGACCACATCGCCTCGGTGGTCAACACCCTGGTACTCGCCTACGCGGGCGCCGCGCTCCCCCTGTTGCTGCTCTTCTCCATCGCGAACAGCAGCATGGGTGCGGTCGCCAACAGCGAGTTGGTGGCCGAGGAGATCGTCAGGACGCTGGTGGGTTCCATCGGGCTCGTGGCCTCCGTACCGGTGACCACCGCCCTGGCCGCACTGGTGGTTTCCGCCGACCGTCCGGGGACCACGGGGACCGCCCCGCCGGCCGCGCCGGTACGTAGTGGCCGAGGACGTCGGCGCAAGCGCTGA
- a CDS encoding SsgA family sporulation/cell division regulator — translation MRESVQAEVMMSFLVSEELSFRIPVELRYDAHDPYAVRLTFHLPGDAPVTWAFGRELLLDGINKPCGDGDVHIAPSHPDELSDVHIRLQVGGERALFRAGAAPLVAFLDRTDRLVPLGQERNLGDFEGTLDEALDKILAEARHNEQNAG, via the coding sequence ATGCGCGAGTCGGTACAGGCAGAGGTCATGATGAGCTTTCTCGTCTCCGAGGAGCTCTCCTTCCGGATCCCGGTGGAACTCCGGTACGACGCTCACGACCCCTACGCAGTGCGACTGACCTTCCACCTTCCCGGAGACGCGCCCGTGACCTGGGCGTTCGGTCGGGAGCTGCTCCTCGATGGCATCAACAAGCCCTGTGGCGACGGCGATGTGCACATCGCCCCGTCCCACCCCGATGAACTGTCGGACGTCCACATCCGCCTGCAGGTCGGCGGCGAACGGGCCCTGTTCCGCGCGGGAGCGGCGCCGCTGGTCGCCTTTCTCGACCGCACCGACCGGCTGGTTCCGCTCGGTCAGGAACGCAACCTCGGAGACTTCGAGGGGACGCTCGACGAGGCGCTTGACAAGATCCTCGCCGAAGCCCGGCACAACGAGCAGAACGCCGGCTGA
- the thiC gene encoding phosphomethylpyrimidine synthase ThiC, with protein MTMQDARTPAVSQDADGQTERQPGWHKGYVAGSRPDIRVPVRQVHLTNGKDVTLYDTSGPYTDPQIETDVRRGLAPLRENWIIGRGDTEEYAGRPVRPEDDGIKHTSPRGGLKNLDAVFPGRPRQPRRGRDGAAVTQLAYARRGEITPEMEYVAIRENVSPEVVREEIAAGRAVLPANVNHPEIEPMIIGKRFLVKVNANIGNSAVTSSIEEEVDKMTWATKWGADTVMDLSTGRNIHTTREWVLRNSPVPIGTVPLYQALEKVDGRAEELTWEIYKDTVIEQAEQGVDYMTVHAGVLLPYVPLTARRKTGIVSRGGSIMAAWCLAHHKENFLYTNFEELCEILASYDVTYSLGDGLRPGSIADANDAAQFAELKTLGELNTIAKRHNVQTMIEGPGHVPMHKIKENIDLQQEICEEAPFYTLGPLTTDVAPAYDHITSGIGAAMIAWWGTAMLCYVTPKEHLGLPNRDDVKTGVITYKIAAHAADLAKGHPGAQEWDDALSDARFEFRWEDQFNLALDPDTAREFHDETLPAEPAKTAHFCSMCGPKFCSMKISQDIRREHGGDLKADEIEAGMAEKSAEFAASGNRVYLPLAD; from the coding sequence ATGACCATGCAGGACGCACGCACGCCTGCCGTCAGCCAGGACGCTGACGGCCAGACCGAGCGCCAGCCGGGCTGGCACAAGGGATACGTGGCGGGCTCCCGCCCGGACATCCGGGTGCCGGTCCGCCAGGTCCACCTCACCAACGGCAAGGACGTGACGCTCTACGACACGTCCGGTCCGTACACCGACCCCCAGATCGAGACCGATGTCCGCCGGGGCCTCGCCCCGCTCCGAGAGAACTGGATCATCGGGCGCGGAGACACCGAGGAGTACGCCGGACGTCCGGTGCGCCCCGAGGATGACGGCATCAAGCACACCTCGCCGCGCGGGGGCCTCAAGAACCTCGACGCGGTCTTCCCGGGCCGCCCGCGCCAGCCCCGGCGGGGCCGTGACGGGGCGGCGGTCACCCAGCTCGCGTACGCCCGCCGGGGCGAGATCACCCCGGAGATGGAGTACGTGGCGATCCGCGAGAACGTCTCTCCCGAGGTCGTCCGCGAAGAGATCGCCGCAGGTCGGGCGGTACTGCCGGCCAACGTCAACCACCCGGAGATCGAGCCGATGATCATCGGCAAGCGGTTCCTGGTGAAGGTCAACGCCAACATCGGCAACTCCGCGGTCACTTCCTCGATCGAGGAGGAGGTCGACAAGATGACCTGGGCGACCAAGTGGGGCGCCGACACGGTCATGGACCTCTCCACCGGCCGCAACATCCACACGACGCGCGAGTGGGTGCTGCGCAACTCCCCGGTCCCGATCGGCACCGTGCCGCTCTACCAGGCGCTCGAAAAGGTCGACGGCCGCGCCGAAGAGCTGACGTGGGAGATCTACAAGGACACCGTCATCGAGCAGGCCGAGCAGGGCGTCGACTACATGACGGTGCACGCCGGCGTGCTGCTGCCGTACGTGCCGCTGACCGCCCGGCGCAAGACGGGCATCGTCTCGCGCGGCGGCTCGATCATGGCCGCGTGGTGTCTCGCCCACCACAAGGAGAACTTCCTCTACACGAACTTCGAGGAGCTCTGCGAGATCCTCGCGTCGTACGACGTCACCTATTCGCTGGGTGACGGACTGCGTCCCGGTTCCATCGCGGACGCCAACGACGCCGCGCAGTTCGCGGAGTTGAAGACGCTGGGCGAGCTGAACACGATCGCCAAGCGGCACAACGTCCAGACCATGATCGAGGGCCCGGGGCACGTCCCGATGCACAAGATCAAGGAGAACATCGACCTCCAGCAGGAGATCTGCGAGGAGGCGCCGTTCTACACCCTCGGCCCGCTGACCACGGACGTCGCGCCTGCTTACGACCACATCACCTCGGGCATCGGCGCCGCGATGATCGCCTGGTGGGGCACCGCGATGCTCTGCTACGTCACGCCCAAGGAACACCTGGGCCTGCCCAACCGGGACGACGTGAAGACCGGTGTCATCACGTACAAGATCGCAGCGCACGCCGCGGACCTGGCGAAGGGCCACCCCGGCGCTCAGGAGTGGGACGACGCCCTGTCGGACGCACGCTTCGAATTCCGCTGGGAGGACCAGTTCAACCTGGCCCTCGACCCGGACACCGCGCGTGAGTTCCACGACGAAACGCTCCCGGCCGAGCCGGCCAAGACCGCGCACTTCTGCTCCATGTGCGGTCCGAAGTTCTGCTCGATGAAGATCTCCCAGGACATCCGCCGCGAGCACGGTGGGGACCTCAAGGCCGACGAGATCGAGGCCGGCATGGCGGAGAAGTCCGCGGAGTTCGCGGCGTCGGGCAATCGGGTCTACCTTCCGCTGGCCGACTGA